One stretch of Pandoraea oxalativorans DNA includes these proteins:
- a CDS encoding urease subunit beta has translation MIPGELLPAAGDITLNEGRETLSVTVANTGDRPIQIGSHFHFYEVNDALQFDREAARGFRLNIAAGTAVRFEPGQQRTVELVALAGDRRVYGFAGRVMGAL, from the coding sequence ATGATTCCCGGAGAACTGCTCCCCGCCGCTGGCGACATCACGCTCAACGAGGGGCGTGAGACCCTCAGCGTGACTGTGGCCAACACCGGCGACCGTCCGATCCAGATCGGCTCGCATTTCCACTTCTACGAAGTCAACGACGCCCTGCAATTCGACCGCGAAGCGGCGCGCGGCTTTCGGCTGAACATCGCCGCCGGTACTGCGGTCCGCTTCGAACCGGGGCAACAACGCACGGTAGAACTCGTCGCGCTGGCGGGGGACCGCCGCGTTTATGGTTTCGCGGGTCGCGTCATGGGGGCGCTATGA
- the ureC gene encoding urease subunit alpha, with translation MKISRRAYAEMFGPTTGDRLRLADTELIVEIERDYTIYGEEVKFGGGKVIRDGMGQSQRTRADVVDTVITNAVIIDHWGIVKADIGLKDGRIWGIGKAGNPDIQPGVTIPLGGATEVIAGEGMIVTAGGIDSHIHFICPQQIEEALSSGVTTLLGGGTGPATGTNATTCTPGPWHMERMLQAADGWPINLGFLGKGNVSQPAPLMEQIEAGAIGLKLHEDWGSTPAAIDACLSVADATDTQVAIHTDTLNEGGFVEATVAAINGRTIHTYHTEGAGGGHAPDILKVCGEPNVLPSSTNPTRPYTVNTLDEHLDMLMVCHHLDPAIAEDIAFAESRIRRETIAAEDILHDLGALSMISSDSQAMGRVGEVVMRTWQTAHKMKVQRGALGTDPSASDNFRVKRYVAKYTINPAITHGMAHEIGSIEVGKWADLVLWEPAFFGVKPSLILKGGMITTALMGDPNASIPTPQPVHYREMFGARAGALARTSLTFVSQAAYDGDVAGRFGLAKRIVPVRNIRQVTKANMINNDWLPNISVDPETYQVIADGQVLTCEPATVLPMAQRYFLF, from the coding sequence ATGAAGATCTCTCGCCGCGCCTACGCGGAAATGTTCGGCCCGACCACGGGCGACCGGTTACGTCTGGCCGATACGGAACTCATCGTCGAAATCGAACGCGATTACACGATCTACGGCGAAGAAGTGAAGTTCGGCGGCGGCAAGGTGATTCGCGACGGCATGGGGCAATCGCAACGCACCCGTGCGGACGTGGTCGACACCGTCATTACCAATGCCGTCATCATCGACCATTGGGGCATCGTCAAGGCGGACATCGGCCTGAAGGACGGACGTATCTGGGGCATCGGCAAGGCCGGCAACCCCGACATCCAGCCCGGCGTGACGATCCCGCTCGGGGGCGCGACGGAAGTCATCGCCGGTGAAGGCATGATCGTCACGGCAGGCGGCATCGATTCGCATATTCACTTCATCTGCCCGCAGCAGATCGAGGAAGCGTTGTCCTCGGGTGTGACGACACTGCTCGGCGGCGGCACCGGTCCCGCAACAGGCACCAATGCGACCACCTGCACGCCGGGGCCGTGGCACATGGAGCGCATGTTGCAGGCCGCCGACGGCTGGCCCATCAACCTCGGCTTTCTCGGCAAGGGCAACGTCAGTCAGCCCGCACCGTTGATGGAACAGATCGAAGCCGGGGCGATCGGGCTGAAGTTGCACGAGGACTGGGGGTCGACGCCTGCGGCCATCGACGCCTGCCTCTCGGTGGCCGACGCGACCGACACGCAGGTCGCGATTCACACGGACACGCTGAACGAAGGCGGCTTCGTCGAAGCGACGGTCGCGGCCATCAACGGGCGCACGATCCACACGTATCACACCGAGGGGGCGGGTGGCGGTCACGCGCCGGACATTCTGAAGGTGTGCGGTGAGCCGAACGTGCTGCCGTCGTCCACCAATCCGACACGGCCTTACACCGTCAACACGCTCGACGAGCATCTCGACATGCTGATGGTCTGCCATCACCTCGATCCGGCGATTGCAGAGGACATTGCGTTTGCCGAGTCGCGCATTCGTCGCGAGACGATTGCGGCCGAAGACATCCTCCACGATCTCGGCGCGCTGTCGATGATCTCGTCGGATTCGCAGGCCATGGGGCGCGTCGGGGAAGTGGTGATGCGCACCTGGCAGACGGCGCACAAGATGAAGGTGCAGCGTGGCGCGCTGGGTACGGACCCGTCGGCGTCGGACAACTTTCGCGTGAAGCGGTACGTGGCGAAGTACACCATCAACCCGGCGATCACGCACGGCATGGCGCACGAAATCGGGTCCATCGAAGTCGGGAAGTGGGCCGATCTGGTGTTGTGGGAACCGGCGTTCTTCGGCGTGAAGCCGTCGCTGATTCTCAAGGGCGGCATGATCACGACGGCGCTGATGGGTGACCCGAACGCGTCGATTCCGACGCCGCAGCCGGTGCATTACCGCGAGATGTTCGGCGCACGGGCGGGGGCACTGGCGCGGACGTCGCTGACGTTCGTCTCGCAAGCAGCGTACGATGGCGACGTGGCCGGTCGCTTCGGGCTGGCCAAACGCATCGTGCCGGTGCGCAATATCCGGCAGGTGACCAAGGCCAACATGATCAATAACGACTGGTTGCCGAACATCAGCGTCGACCCCGAGACCTATCAGGTCATCGCAGACGGGCAAGTGCTGACGTGCGAGCCCGCCACCGTGTTGCCCATGGCCCAACGCTACTTTCTTTTCTGA